One genomic segment of Elgaria multicarinata webbii isolate HBS135686 ecotype San Diego chromosome 21, rElgMul1.1.pri, whole genome shotgun sequence includes these proteins:
- the MRPS21 gene encoding small ribosomal subunit protein bS21m, with protein sequence MSHHLKFVARTVMVPNGNVEAAYKVLNRILTMDGIIDEAKRRRYYEKPCRRRQRVAYETCRRIYNTEMGRKINFLMRKNRADPWLGC encoded by the exons ATGTCCCACCACTTGAAATTCGTCGCCCGGACAGTGATGGTCCCTAACGGCAATGTAGAAGCCGCCTACAAAGTCCTCAACAG GATCCTAACCATGGACGGCATCATTGACGAGGCCAAGCGGCGGCGCTATTACGAGAAACCCTGCCGCCGGAGGCAGCGCGTGGCGTATGAGACATGCCGGAGGATCTATAACACCGAAATGGGGCGCAAGATCAACTTCCTCATGCGGAAGAATCGTGCGGATCCTTGGCTCGGCTGCTAA